From Cygnus olor isolate bCygOlo1 chromosome 17, bCygOlo1.pri.v2, whole genome shotgun sequence:
TCAGattagtgtgtgtgtgagtgggAACAGAGCTCAAGGGTACTGACATATAGTCTGATTAATTGCTATAGTACCTGGAATGAGATTGGGATGAGTGTTACTCAGACCTCTGTCAGCTAACCTGGGTGGCTGAAACTTTAGGAACATATGCAGATGAAATCTAAAATGCTTTTAACCTTGCAAACTGTTTTTGCTACCAAACTAAAAATGTCATTGTGGGATCCATTTTTGTGCATCTCCTAGCTTTTGGTGCATTTGTCTAAACTATTAAAATCCcctgttattaaaaacaaaaacaaacaaacaaacaaaacagccagCATAGCCGTTTCAGTATGATGCTAAGACTTAAAATTTGTCCACATGTAACATACCATGTTGTGGGACCTGGCCAGCTACAACTGGTACAAAGTTCATGACTTGCAATTTGGATCAGGGTCCCTTTTGAAAGGGTTATCTGTTGTTTAAAACAGCTGATTTTTACAggcaaatatttacatttgtcCTCAACTGTAAATAATCAAGGATTGGCTTCATCTCATCTGTTATGCTTGTGTATACCAGAGCACCTCCCTGCATCATGCAGACTCTCAGCCTGGCTGGTGCAGCCTGCAGAACCCACCAGCAGACATCCTCCCTGGACTTGGAGGTGAGGTGTCCTAAGGAATGGATCCACCACTATTGCTGTACATAATAGCACCAAGGCACTGTAAGCCTGTCTAAACTACGCATCTTTTTCACAAAAGAGGTAGTGATTCGTGTGAATGACATCTCAGCTGGACTTTAGGAATATCTTGTAACTGCTATGAtctttctgccagctgctgccagacCTTTAGTGAATGGCCTTTGCCAACCAAACTGCACCAAGGAGGACTGGAGtataaaatgcagatttttatttttttgcctggtTTTCTAGATGGTCAAAGTCCTTTTGTACTGTTCTGTCTTGGACATTGGAGGTCTTCTCTTAATTTAGTCTCCTATAATAACTTTGAGATCAGTGTTTTTTAATTGGCAACTCTATTGACCATGGAGTAAGGGTgcgtttctttttcttcctcttgtagATTGAAATCAGAATAGTTACATAGTGGTTGCAAGGTTCACCCTTCTTTTGCTTTAAGGATATCAGTGCTGTATTTACAGTTCCCCATGCTGTAGGACCCCTTTGGCCTCAAAGCAGAAATCTAAAGCCAGTAGTTCAGTAAACGCAGCATCTATTTATATTCAGGCTACTTAATGCCCAAGTTCATTGATATACTCATTTTGCTAGAGAACTTTTAAGACAGCCTCCTACTGatgaatattttctcattttggtCACATTTTAAGTGGTAAAGTTTGTGTGTTGTGAATCCCCATTATCTTGAGCTTATTTACATGGTACTGGTGAGAGTATCTGTAAGATGTATCCAGTTCGGGTGTCCCCAAACAGTAGGGGCCAGTTTCAGCAAAGCTATACTTCAGGGCAATGTAAGAGTGGCTGAGGCGCAACTGGAATGAAGTGTGATGAGAAGATTGGCACAAGCCCTGAGCAGATGCTTTTGATGTAACACGTGCTTCCATGTTAAGACCTACTACTCATCAACTTTTTTTGCTGGAATTTGGTTTGAAGCTACGTGGTGAGCtttgggaggagagggaagtTCAGAGTTGtaaacaaaacccccaaaatgTCACAGACAAAAGACACTGCTAAATTGATTCATGGCAGAATGTCTCAATCtgtgtttaaggaaaagaaaaggtgaagcAAGACTTGTGTATCCAAGCAACCGTAAAGCCTTTACAGTTGCCATGGGAGGTTTTATCAATGACGCATTGGTTGAAATTGTCCTTTTCTTGTAACTGAAGTCTATGGTAGGAAGAAGAGGGGGTTTTCTAGGCAGACAGCCCCCCTCCTGCAGAGAATCAGCAAGGAACAGATTGGAGCAGagtcacacacacagagacatgCACAGAGGTCTGATCAAAATAAGAATGATAGAGCTTGGTTACttccaaaatataaatatgagaTCCCCCCTGAGGCTCTGCTTTTGGAACCATTTGTTCCTCTACAACCAGTGTACAggtaaaacaaatacaatatttGCCATGAAAAGAGAATTCACCTGCTGTCTCTTGATTAAtctaagcaaaaatatttgtggtgTCTTACTAAGCGGACTCACAAAAGCAAATCCTCAAGCatgtacttaaatattttattttttagtacacagacacacacaaagatGCATTGTAGGTATCACCTGATGCTGAATGTCACCTGCATATATTGCTGAATATAGGCAGGAACATGGCATTTTCATGTGCAGCGTGGCTTTTGGTAGGCAGGATTCTCATTTAGCATTACTGATGCATGGATCGGTCTCAGACCGAGGAAAGTAGGTTTAATTTTTACCTGCATTTGTGGTTTGAAAGGTGGCCAAGGAAAGAGAATAAACATCTTATATGGTATTTGATCAAGGAATagatttataaatgaaaatctggAGTTACACCTACTTCTCGCTCCCAGAGTAAAACTTTTCAGTCAGTTCCAAAGAGCAGATGCCCAACAAACATCTTTgtgcaggaaaaggaaatatttccttaaacATCCTGCAGCAAACGTGACTGATTGagcttccctttccttctgcctgGTGCATTTCCCTTCTTTGCACAGACAGGATCTAACCAGATTTGCAGGGTACTAACTGCAGGATACTTTCAAATTCATAACTATGAAATGGTTCGTTTAGCAGGACAAAGGCCAAGCCGGCAGACACCCTTTTTCCAGCTCAGCATGTGCATAGCAATGGGAGGGTGGCAAGGAGCTTTTGTTAATCTCAACCGAGCTGGCAAGAATGCTGCAAAATGAAGTctttgaagatgttttttttttcttcatttttaaagcaacagcTAGTTCAAGAAAGCTTGgaaatcttgcaaaaaaaattcCACAGAATATTGCAAGACCTCCCTGGCAGTCGTGTAACTTAGGCAAATTTCCCCAGTGGCAATTAGCCTCTACATTTCCCTTTAACAGCTATTTTTTCACAGGTTCTGTTCTGATGCaactgtgaaaatgtttttcctccagcttgaatgcactttttgaaaaaaaaaaaaaaaaaaagcagagtggCAGAAAGGATTGGGGTATCAGGTCAGGTTGGGGCTGATCCAAGCAGCagtggttttttggttttttgttttccttttagtttaaacTTGTAGAAATTGAAAGCTTAAAGGGCTTCATGCTTAGAGCTGTTCCCAAAATAGATGGGACTCATAGTCCACTTCCTAACGTGCTCACATCACAAGACCAACCGCTGCTACTTGCTCTTTTGTCTGAGTCTCCAGCGGAGTGCTGGGATGCTGACTCCTTCACAAGGGAAGTTCCCACTTCCCCAGAGGTGACCCTCTCCAAGAGCTCTCTCCCCCAAAGTGACCTAGGTAAACGTCCTATGGCCACCAACATCACACCCCATCTTCTTGAGCCCAAACAATCCCGTgtctttcacaaaacaaaaaaaaagtaaccatgTTCAGGAATTGATTTaggtggtttttatttttatgcgaaatcataaatacaaaataaaaatagtaaacaagtgctatagatttttttcactggGATGAGGTTCAGGCCTGATCCTGAGCACTTCTGATTCTTAAGCTCCAGGACTATGTTTTGGTCtcggaaaacaaaacagagcaaaaaacaACTTACACCCTGAAGCCAGTGACGTCAGTAACAGCATTCAAttgggttgtttgtttggttttcttttaaagcacagCAACAAGTATATGGAAGGAtgagattaaatatatatatattttaaaatggggCCCACTTCCTGCTAGTATTGTTGGGTGCTGCCCCCCTGACCTCAGCGAAACTTTGTTACATCAGCAACGAGCTGTGGTTTTGGTGGGGTGATGCTGTGTTTACTGGTACATACACAGTTAGCACTGGCTTCTTCCAAGAGGGTTTAATATGCAATTGTTTTGGATTTTGGTTATAAATGGACCCAGCCCTGCCATGACATGAAGCTATCATCTATCAGGGATTTTGgcttgttagaaaaaaaaaaatcccttcaaaGTTTTGagttttcctccctcccccccaggATAGCCATTCTGATTGGATTCTAAATGCTAGTAATGAACTCCTCAGAAAGATTTCACCTTCTGGTAGACTCCAAATCCTGCAGTACTTCTGTAGGCTCTAGAGTAATGATACGTGCTGGCACGTCTGCCAGATTGggactttttcaaaaaaaattctttaatttgAGACAAATTCCCATTAAATTGATGAGATCTGTAAAAACCAAAGTGAAGTTTGCAGGAGTTGAGCTAATATCCATTGACTCTTTTTGCTAGACACCAGAGGTCTGAGTGATGGTGTAACATATCAGTAGGTATGGGCTGGGTGACAAAAACAGTTGGACGttaccatttaaaatacaaataaaataaccatGAAACAAAGGCACCAAACCATATAACAAGCCAACTTTGGTCATTTCTTGCAAAACAtatgcatttaaatacatttacagtTTACAAGGttatactgctttaaaaaaaagttgcaatgatgaaatacagaatatttcattCTTGTACCAAAACTATATATCACATCACAACAACAATAttatagcttttatttaaatgtagaCAGTATAAGAACTGCACCTCTTTATAGAACAGAACTAGTTCTAGACATATTGCTCTGCTTTTGTATTGTCTGATGGGTTCGGACCCTGCAGTGTACGtgtttgaaatgaaagcagttaCCTTTCAGAGGGTGAAATTTGTGCTCAGTATTCAACATCTGTATTTGCAGGGGCAAGGCTTTAGTCTCTCCTTCAGGTCTGTGTATGTGTTGATACTGCTGGGGTGTTAAGTTCGCTAAGCAAAGCCAAAACGCATTCAATATGAATCTGTCACGACCCCCAGTAATGGTTAGTCTGTAAGTCTCGGCATTATCAGAAACTTGTAGGAGTTAATACACAATTTAGGTGTGTGCTGTATTGCTATGTGTTTGTGAGGGCCCCATGAGGTTGTAGCATTGTGCTCTGAGGAGTACTCACAGCACATTTCCTCCCTAGCTGTTGGCAGAAAGCTCCTCATGATGGTAAAGATGCTGCCAGTCTGCAGCAGAAATCTGTGTTGATTTAAAGGTAcaagacttttttcccctcttgacAATTTGTGCAAGAGAGCATCACACCACCCTTCAACCCCttctttaagaaatgtttgTCTCTACAGTGTAAAATGGAAAGGTGTGTGTTAGTATTCCAGGCTGTGGTGAAGTTTAACAGGTGCAGAGCTCAGAAGAGTTATGGTGCCCAGAGCATCTTCCTTCCAGCCTGCAGTTACCAGGACACTATGGAGGAGCTACGAGGGCTGTGAGAGCCATAACTTCACATCTCCCAATTAGCATGTGTAAAGTCTCAGTCAAAATACTTGGAGAAACTTTTCTAGCACTTAATTTCTGTCTGATTAGATAAATGAAGGAAAGTATACATTAACAAAGTTACAGTGGGGAGTCAAGCAAGTGCATGCCCAACTGAAAACACATGATTCAAAAAGGACAGCAAGTAGTGCTCATCAGCAAGGCCATGAAAGCCTCCCATAACCTAACCATCAATATCCGGGGCAATATTTATGTTTCCAGTCTCCTGTAATGCAGATAAGAGGGTGCAGAGGGACACCCTGCTGGAGCCATGACATGCAAAGGTCTGCTAGGTCTCCGAACCTAGTCCTCCAATAATTCTGGCAACCTGCAATGAGTTCATATTCaagtaaaaacagaacagaagcagtTGAAGGAGAAGGGATGGAGAACCTAGGATAATCTCTGTACTCTGCTAAACAACAGCAACTCTCTGAAATCACTTTCAAAAGTCTCAAAGGCACACAGACCAATGCACTCCCTTgagggacaaaaacaaaagaagaaaatcaatcaCATGCCTTTCTCCAAATAGTTACTTGCTGCAGGATTAAGGACCAAGGTTAATGTCGTGCTTTAAACAGGAACTCTAGTTTAGTTGCCCAAActgaagaagaacaaaagaaaaaaccttaACCAATTAAAGCCACGGCAGAACTCAGTCAGACGCAGGTTTTCAGGAGAGAACACGAAGCAGGGAAGCTTCTCCTCTGCGCCAGTGCACAGCCGATGGCCtgtcccagcagccaggcagtgccccgagaggcaggagcaggcgCCGAAGTGCTCCCAAAGCCTCCCACAGTAACGCCGGccggggccggagctgcagcaggggccaTCGGGCAGATGGAGGCAGCAGCGGCAGCCAGGCTCAGCCCTGGCGGAGTTGGCCACGGCTCTCCCAGGCTCCTCGGTGCCCGCTGCCACCGCAAGCCAGGTGGGTGCCGTTGCCAGCACAGCGGGCGGGTGGTAATGGGGCCCAGAGTGGTGCTCCAATGGCCCGATGGGAGGCTGGGCTGGCAAGCAGAGAGGCGCTGCCCTGCCTAGGGCCGCCGCTTGCTGGGGTGCCCCGTTAAGACAGCCTCTAGGCAGGGGAGCGCTGCAGCGCCTGGTCGGCCGAGCTGACCGCAGATGCTCCCGGCGCAGTGGGTGAGCAACCTGGGACTGGTCCCTGCCTGTGCCCCTGGCCAACAGAGCCTGGCAGCGCCGGCTCAGAGCCATCCAAATGCGTCTCTGCAGCGCCGGGGGAGCCGAGCAGCCCCACTCAGACGTAGTTCTTCTTGTCATACTCGCCATTGGAGGTGGGCCGCCGCGGTGCCGAGTACTTGACAGGGAAGGAGGTCTCGTCGCGCTgcgagcaggagcagcagcagatgaggCAGCCCCCGAAGAGCAGCAGGGCCGTGGCTGCCCAGCCGATGTAGAGCGCAGCCCCCATCTCCCGCTTCTGGGACGGCGGCACGGTGGGGTCGTAGAAGTCGCTGATGACGATGTTGGCAAACCAGCAGAGCGGGACGAGGACCAGGACCCCGCAGAGGATGTAGATGGCCCCGCCGGCGATCACAATGCGGGATTTCATCTTGCCGGGCCGGATGCAGTTGGTGCACTGGGCACCCACCACGGTCACCATgagtgccaccagccccagcagtgccacGATGACCGTGAGCGCCCGGCCCGCCTGCACCTCGGGCTTCAGCGCCAGGATGGAGTCGTACACCTTGCACTGCATCTGCCCCGTGCTCTGTACCACGCAGTTCATCCAAAGCCCTTCCCAGATGGTCTGCGCCACCACGATGTTCACGTCGATGAAGGCTGACACCTGCCACATGGGCAGCCCGCAGGCCAGGATCACCCCCACCCAGCCCAGgatgcccagccccagccccaaaatCTCCAGCGCCGCCGAAGTcatgctgctgccgctgctctgccccagcctccGGAGAAGGGACGGCGGTGGCTGCTGTGCACCTCTCGCCCCCGGGCAGCTGCCGAGCTGGCTCTGagcgccgccggccccgggcagcGCTATATGAGGAGCCGCGGGGCGCCCTCCCACCGCCCTCCGTCCCTCCCCTGGCCCGACCCTTTTTCCGCGGAGGGGGAACTCGAACCAGCCCTGGCCGCGGCAGCACCGCCCGCGCCCGGGGggagccgagcggggccggggccgggggcgcggaGCTCACCCGCTGCTCCCAGCCGCCGGCTGCCGGGGGGCTCCCCCCTGAGCTGGGGAAGGGTCCCTCTGCTCACCGGCACCCTGCCGCCCGCCCGAGCCTGGAGGAGCTCGCTGGGAAGCCTCGCGCTCCTAGGAAAGTGTGGGGATAAAGAAATCGCACGGATTTTGCCCCCTCAGGTTTCCTCCTTTGAGGGCATATATTCTTCTATTGCCTATTTGCTGGTAAAGCCCACAGCTAAACCTGCGGAGAGGACTTGCCAATGCAGGCACACAGCAGTATGGACAAGCTGATTATCAGGGCCTAATTAATAATGTTTCAGCAGACTGACTGACCAGCACATGTCAGCACATCTCCTGGGGACTGTGACAGGTAAAAGTGTAAGCAAGCACCACCAAAATCCTTAGGAACCACCCAGAGAATGACAGAATTGTATATAATGGGGTCTGCATGTCATCCGTTGGTACCAAGTGATGATTTAATGCTTTCAGCAAGAAGGTTGTGCCAGTCAGGAAACTCTGCTTGGTTTGATAGTGGAGCAAAGAGCAAGGCACCCCATTAAGATATGTTGCCATAAGGATTTCAAGCTtcactttgctgttttaattgtTCAAGTACATTTTGAATCTTCATGGTGTCTCAACGAGCTAAGTGCCTGTGTCAAAAAGAGTGGTTTTGCAAGAGATTTTGTCATCGGGCCACACAGGTTGTGACTGATACAGCCTCTTCGTGGCCCACTGGCATCTTGGATTGTTCCTGCAAACCAGCCTTGGTTCAAACCCTTGGTTCAGGCCAACAGCCTGCCTGCCAAGCAGTGCAAACCTCCAGGCTGGCAGATGAGGCAAGTGGTTGTGGTGCAAACGCTGATGTTACAGCGGCAGTAGAGAAAGATCTCACCAGCTGCCTCACCGCACTCGCGAGGAGCTGCACTCCAGTGGCTTTCCGCTGGGTGCCCTGAGAAAGGCTTGTTTTGATTTAAACTGGGATTGTTTGCATTTATCTTAAGtaagttaaaatgttttagacaAAAATGAGAGTTATGTTCACAATGACTTTTGAACTGGTTTGGAAAgatttggttttatttagtCCAAAGTATCTTTCTGCTACAGAGGAGATcgcagagaggaaaataatgcattCCTGCCCCTATGtaagcatttttctctgctgggcAGTGATTTACAGCATGTATTATGGCATGCAGAGGTTTGTGATGGAAATACTGAGACTGGTATGAGTAAGGTATGAATGGAAAAGCCCCTGTGTGAAGCAGAACCACAAGAAATGATAGAACAAAGGTTAAAGGGATCACATGCATCGACAGCCAAGGACATGACTAATGAGTTAACACTGAGCTATGCCCTGCTTGCGTCCTGACAGCAGCACCGATGACTCCTGCAGAGGACCCAAGTGCTGGTAACAGGAGGATGGCAATGAGGTCACAGCACATGGGATGTGGCCcttcccttcttgttattccaACAAGAAGACAGAATTTATCCAAAAGACacccaaaaaaatgaaacaaaagaacatCAGCAGCTTGTGGACCATCACAGCGTGGACATGATAACACGTGACAACTGCAGCCTCTCATTGATTATCTCTGCCTGAGGaactgtaaacatttttagCATGGAAAATGTCTTCCTAACAGAGACTGCCTGGTAAATGGAGTTAAGAGGAGTTATCTCCTCTTCCAGCTGTATATGAAATACATACAGTTTActtcaattatttaaaactgtaaattcCAATGTGCAAGTCCAGGAGGAATGTGTGACTGGGGCTGTGCATCTGTCAAACCGTGGCTGCTTACAATAAGTCAGAAAAGTCCCTGGTGTCAGGGAGAGGAGAATGTGTAACAGAACCAGCCACAGAGACAGGGATATCTCAGAGGTGAACAGGAAGAAACCCAGAACACAGGCTGAAACTGAATAACATCTGTATTTATGATGATAATAATGATTATATAGAAAACACCACAgaagaacaattaaaaatggGGGGAAGAAATGCCAGTTATCTTAGCCCGTAAGCGCAGGAAAGCCCCACCCTTGCCACTTGCCCAAGAGCACGGAACTCTGAGTTTCCTCCGATAAATGGCCTGTGTGTGCTCCTGTGCCAGGCTGGAGGCATTCGTGGGGCCTGTGCGGCTGCCTGGGGCTTCACGCTGCGAAGGGAAACCAGCACGTGGCTTGTTTTACCTCTGCAGCCCTCACCCCACCTTCCCTTGCTACCTGTTACCGAGCAACTGATTCCTTCAAATCACTTAATCCAGGACAATTATTACCCTGGGGAAATGCAAGCTTAATAATCACAGGGAAAACCAACCTTTCTGCTTAAGGAGGAATTATCATTCCTGGTGTTTCAGCTTCTTGTGTTTGTTACTTCTCCTTACCCAGATATTGTCTGTTATCCTGGCCACTGGCACTAACCTCCACTTTTAATTACTCTGTTCCCTGATCCTGACGGTGAGCGTTAGCGCACAGACTGCCATTGCTCTCCGGTCTGGTTATGCTTACAGGTAACTTCACAGACACAGCTGCTGTGGGCCACATTGTGGCTTCTGATGGTGTTAATGTCATAACACTGGGAATTAATTTCAACTACCAAAAATGAAGAGGTTCTAATTCCTTAAAAGTGAATGCGAATCAGCATGGTGTTTTGCTTGGGATATTAATTAAAGTAATCACCACTTATAACTGAAATCCTTGCTGGTAAAGTCTGTATTCCTTTCAATTCAAAGGCGTGATGTTCTTGAAGCAAAGTAAGTCATTAACAAATGACCATTTATGTCATTACGTCTATTACTGTTCCAGCTATGTATTTCTTAAATCATCCTGGGGGAGGATATATAGAGGACTTGGAGACCTGTGAAAATGGGCGGAAGTGGTATTCAAGCTGAGAACAATTGCACAGAAACCATACTATAGCTAGAGGGGCTTTGGGATTAGAAGTGATTGTGTTTTCACGCTTTTCCTGACATAATCAGGACAAATACCAGGCACATTCACTGGGAGGGCTGCTAAGGGTGGGGGGAGTCCAGGCTCTTAGCAGCATTGCTTGTCCTGGTATATGAGCCCTGGGCCATGGCACAGAACTGCTGTGCCCAGCCCTCCAGTCTGACCAGGGCTTTGCTTAACCCCAAAGCATCCCACCAGCAATGTTTAGATAGATTTGCCTTTTGGGACCTGAAAGATAGTCTGCTGAGCATGCTTGGTTTATAACTTGTAGAGTATCTCATACATATGTGCTTCTGCTCCTTCTCAGCCCTAAAACGTTAAGCATCTGGAAGTTAGGAAAATGCCATTTAGTATCAAGCTTATGCACAAACATAGTATTGTTTGTGTGAATAAGACAGATCATGAGTCAAAAGATAAATTCAAAGCCCAGTGATCTCAAGAGAGCTTACTGATAGCTTTTGGATCAGACAGAAGCAAAAGTGAAGAATCAGGAATCCTATTACAGAAAAATTTTGTGCCATATTTTGTCTTCTAATGCATACTGAAACAAAGGCAAGGAaatttacaaatacagaaatgttaGTCAAGCTGTTCTTTACTTAGAAAGCTTCAGTTTTCTCCGTCAAGATCATTCCTTTCTGAATTATCctttaaaatgcaacttttttccCAAGAGAAGAGATTCAGTTGGAGCTTGAATTCACATactgcatttcacagaaaagtgGGCCTCCATGAAGTTCCTGTACATCAGCAGTGACAACAGATCTTCAGACCAGTGTGACACATCAGGAGATTGACACGTAAGGATGAATCCTTGTCAAATGAGCAGGTtattataaaatgaaagtaCGTAATTTCACCATAAGATTTATCTCAAGACTGTTTATTTTGGGAACAAGCTGAAGTGGTTGACCAATACCTTTTTTTAGTACAAGTGTTGATCCTACCCTTCAGGATTGAGAAATGGATGCCCACACTATTCTTCCCCCTCAGTGGTGATGGGACAAGACTTGCgtggaagaaagggaagaaacagatacagttggaaaaaaaggtgaaagggGTTACAGATCTGCTTCCAGCCTTCATGTATTTGCTGTGGTACTTccctttttaaacaaagctgtCCTGGCCCTGTATCGGTCTGTGTACATTAGAGGCACTCCCTGCCTGGACTTTTTCTTGTGTACTGCCCACTGGCACTGCCAGGGAGCCAGAAGGGGATTCTGGCTGGGCTGCACATCACGTCACATTGAGACAGTATTATGAGCCATTTCCTGACAAAATGTGGAAATTAATTGTTCAAAACCATCATTAGGACTGAGTTCCACACCTTCTTACTCTAATTCCTTTACATACAAACCTCTAGATCAGTGTTTGAAACTTCCCCTTGGTCTGAACTATCTCCATGTCTCTGTGTCTTACTAAAGCAGATCCCTGACAGAACCATTTCCCAGACACCCTGTCAGCACCAGCTGTGCTGCCCCGGGGACTTGAGGTGCACCTAACTGTTCGGCATCTTATTTTCTGAACTGGACTTTCCAGAGGACACTGTGGTGCATCTGGACAGCTGTAACTCTGTGTTAAGGATGTTTCAGGGCAGTTAGTACAATGAATGATGAAGGTCCCTTTCCCAAAGCTCTTCCGTAGATCAGTATCTGTCCCTTCTGTAGATCAATATCTAAACAGCCTGATCACCCCCCTCACCAAGAGGACTGAATGTATGCCTAGGTCGTGCCAGTTCAAATACTTCTCATGTATGCTATGGACAGCTCTTGGGAATGTATTAAAGCTTGGACACGCAGGGGGAAAAAGCTATAGGAAATATACATTGTTTCATGCCCAAAAGTCTATTCTATGTTGTGTTTCCTATCGGGAGAACTGTAGTTTAATTTTGTCCTCTTCCAAAGTTAGCCTCCTTCCACGGATTGTGGTGTACCAGGATTCTGGTAGATCTCTTTCCCATGTAATTGTTGGGAAATCACATCAGATGTCATTTTGTAAAGAACAGCGTCAGCAAGGACAAATGccattgttttaaatatacattgCAGATGTTGAAAGTAATTAGTAAAAACATGACCATGGAGTTAACTGAAAAATCTTCAAGGCTAGTGATGGGAAACGTGCTACATTTCTCCAGTGTCCCAGGAAATTAGAGTTCCTGAGAACACGTCAGGGGTTTGGGACACCTCCTCTTATTATAAGAGTGATTAATTCTGAGCAGCGCTCTCCCTGTTCTCAACAAGATATATGTGAGACAAACCTTGTCATTAAGAAAAGTCTGTATCTGTTTTGTCAGGCCCGATTCCCTTCTTAAAAGTGAAGTTGGCTTCCAGTAATACAAAAAATTGgaagagcaaaggagaaaatattcatttttacttaaaaatgttaCCTCAGGAATAACTTTCATTTTGCACTAGGGTTTCATTCTTAGCAGTATGAGCAGGAAACATCTCTGTGATACAGAAAAATAGATAAGGAAATGAAGCCATCAGCAAATAAATTCCGCCAGTTCTTCAGATGTTTGGGAAGCACTTTAAAGGATGACTGTTACTGCTGAAAGGATGTGAAATGTCTCTTATTCCAGAGAACATTTTTAggtaaaatattgtttctttgttgCCATAATTAGCATCTTGAAGAGGTAGGCTTGTGTGTGCTTATAAACACAAAAGTAACAATTCTATTCCTCTGAGACTAGTATAATTCAAGCACAATCTTCATTTCCTGTAGCGCAatactaaaaatgtatttctcttttttgtagcaaggaaaaatatttatctgctgCTGATTTTCTTCTAGATTATTAAATAACTTGCAAATTAGCTTCTGTCAATAATTTCTGGTACATCCACAGATACTG
This genomic window contains:
- the CLDN5 gene encoding claudin-5; amino-acid sequence: MTSAALEILGLGLGILGWVGVILACGLPMWQVSAFIDVNIVVAQTIWEGLWMNCVVQSTGQMQCKVYDSILALKPEVQAGRALTVIVALLGLVALMVTVVGAQCTNCIRPGKMKSRIVIAGGAIYILCGVLVLVPLCWFANIVISDFYDPTVPPSQKREMGAALYIGWAATALLLFGGCLICCCSCSQRDETSFPVKYSAPRRPTSNGEYDKKNYV